Below is a window of Thermogemmata fonticola DNA.
CGATAGACAGCAATCCCATGGTTTCCTCCGCAGATTTCTTCCCTGGAGGCCTAATCGGAGCCAGGCCGAGTTGCTACCGGCTTGCAGAAGCCGTAGGACTCAAGCGGTTGGCCAATCCCAAGCAGGTGGCCAATCTTACCCCCTTCCAGCAGCTTCCTCCTTTCCGGACCATCGGCGTCACAAACACCTTGCCATCGTTTATGTGACAGTCCGTGCGGCTGAAGACATTCACGTCACAGTCAGCGTGGTTTGTAAAGGCTCCGAGCCGTATTGGGCGAAATCGCTGTCGAGCAGGTCAATCGGCTGCATATCCAGCAGATCAGCGTGGAAGAGGTAGCGTCCGGGAGGCAAGGGGGGAAATCCCAAATGGAGGATCAATTCCTGGCCTGGTTCGACTCGGCGGCGGAAACGCCCCGCATGATCCCGGAATACCAACTGCCCGCTGCCATGGGCGAAAAGAGAATACCGCAACTGCACTCCGCCACTGCCACCGGGGACAAACTGCCACGGCTCGATAGCTCGATTGATCACCCGGACCGCCATCACCTGACCTCGCCCAGCCGGCCAACGCAGAGGCTGGGGATGGAGCAAGCGGATCTCTGCACGAAACGGACCGGGGCAATAATGTCCAGCGATCCATTCCCGCAAGCGGGAGGGACTATGCTCCCACTCCCGTTCGGCCAGCCAGTTCTGGTAGTAGTCGAAGAAGCGATCCAGGACGGCTGTCCGCCCCACCGCAAAGTGGCCATAGCGTGGCCAGAGCTGGCGGCGCGCGGTTTTCAAATCGCTATCCGTCAGGAGCAGAAGGGCCAGGGTACTCGCGAGGCCGGTCCGATCTGCTCCGCGGGCACAGTGGAATAGCAGCGGATATGCCGCTTGATCCAGGACTTGCACCAGCCGTTGCACTTCACCCGGATGCGGATAGCGCTTGGCGGAAAAAGTCAGGTCCTCCTGGCAGATCCCCATCCGACAGGTCGCCCGCGCATCGGCCTGATACCACTCCGTCTCTGGGCAGCAGCCGCGCAGGTTCACCACCGTTCGCAGGCCCTTCTCAGCAATCAATCGTTCCAATTGAACCTGGGACAACTGGGCCGAGCGATAGACCCGACCAGGGATCACGGTGTGCACATTGGAACCGATCAGCACTCGGCCCGCCTCATATCCGAAGGCGGCCAGCACGCAACCCCCGGCAAGCTGAAACCACCGACGCCGGCTGACCCCGCGCCTTGAGAGACGGGCCAACCAGCGGAAAGCTTCTGGCCAACGTTCGGAACTCTGTCGCATGGCTCGCATCACGGCGGGAAAATGCCAAAAAGAACCGTCTGAGGGAAGGCCGTTTTATCCCTGAACCCTCTGCAATCCCGTTCCCCATCCCTCAAGTCGTGTAAAGCCGCGAAGATAAGGCAACCGGCGAAACATACCCTGGCGGGACTATGCGGAGGAACAAAGGCATCATTTGGAACTGCAAACACCAGAAACAACCGTCGACTTTTCTGACTGAGTGGATTGGGCATCCTCAGCCGGTTTCTTCTCGCGGGGAGACGGTGCTATCCCACTCCCTTCGGGCGGGGAAAGTAAGCGAAAAGGCTGTTCAGGGGTTAAGGCTTCCGCCATGTTTCCTCGCAAGCGGACAAGTTGCGCTGAGTAGGCACCCGCGGGGGACAAGGCTGCTGTCATCGGTCCCTTTCCACTCCCTGGGCCACGCAAATCCCAAGAGAGACGGTGCAGTCCCGCTGTCCCCCGCGCCCGTACATCACGCACGAGTCGGCCTTGCGCATCGCGGATACGCACAACCAGGCGGTCTTTTTCCGGCACACTTTCCCGCAAATAGTAGGTGATGATAGCCCCCGCTGGCGGATTCGGAGCGGCAAAGCCTCCATCGCTGCGAGCAAATGGCAACTCCGTTACCCGCCAGGTATCACGGATGGGCAAAAGCACAGCGGCAGCCGCCCGGGCTTCGCTCGTCCAGCCACGGAGCGCCGCGTAGTGATCCAGAATGTAAATCCCTCGCCCAAAGGTGGCGCACACCAGGTCCCCTTCGCGTTCTTGGACCGCCAAATCCCGGAAAGGAATCGGCGGCGCCCCGGGAACCCGTTGCCACTGCTCGCCGCCATCCAGCGTCACGAACAGTCCAAACTCTGTTCCCACAAAGAGAAGGTCCGGATGCACGCGATCGGCCACAATCGACCAGACCACATGCCGGTCGGGAAGATTGCCGGTGATATTCGTCCAGCTTTGGCCCAAATCCACAGTTTTGAGTACATAGGGACGGAAGTCGCCATATTGCCAGTTGTTGAAGGTGACGTATAAGGTCGAACGCTCCCGCGGGGAGAAAAAGACATCGGAAACGTAGGTGCCGGGTGGGACGCCGGGAAAATGTTCAATCCTGCGCCACGACTGGCCGTTATTCTCGCTAATTTGGACCAAGCCGTCATCGGTCCCCACGGCCAGCAATCCCGCCTGGACAGGAGATTCGTCCAAAGCTGTGATGATGCTCAAAGGTGTGGTAAACGCATCGCGCGAGACAGCATCCTTACCCCAGAGTTTCCCCATGAGGGGCACTTTGAGGGGATCGAGCTGGCGGGTCAGATCCGGACTGATGACTTTCCAGGTCGTCCCCCGATCGTCGCTTTGGAACACCCGGTTCGCCGCCATGTACAAGCGGGTCGCCGAGTGCGGGCTAATCAACAAGGGGGCATCCCAACCCCAGCGGAGGTTATCTCCTCCCCCTTTAGTAGCCGGCGGTTGTGTGGACTCATCCTGCTCCTCGACTTTCGCGCCTTTCGGCAACGTATCCGCCTCTGTTCCAGACTCGTCCTTTCCCCCGCCGGACTTCGGGTCCGCTTCCTTTTTATCGGATGTCTCCTTCTTTTTTGGAGACTGCTTATCCCTCGAGGAAATCAAGCGAGGTTTGATCGGGACGGAGCGCCCTGTTGTCTTATCAATGCGAACCAGGGCTCCATACTGGGAACTGATGTAAACGATATTCGGGTTACCAGGTTCCACGCGGGGTTGCATGCCATCTCCCCCGCCATAGACTCCCCAGTCGGCGTTACGGATACCGACCCGGTGGGCCGTACGTGCCGGGCCGCCATGAGTGCCGTTATCTTGAGAGCCAGCGTAAATGTTGTAAAACGGCACGGCGTCGTCCACCGCCACGCGATAGTACTGAGTCGTGGGCATATTTGTGAAATGCCGCCAAGTCTGGCCGCCGTCGTAGGTTTCGTACAATCCGCCGTCGTTGCCGCTAAGCCAGTGATTCGGGTCCGTAGGATCAAAGGCGAGGGCATGGTGATCTACATGGACCGGCCAGCGCAGGCGCGTGAAAGTTTTCCCACCGTCATCGGTCATCTGAACGACCGTATCCATAATGTAGAGGCGGTCGAAGCGGTGGGGATCAGCGAAGATTTCTCCGTAGTATTCCCCGGTTTGGACGGGGGCGGCTCCGCGCCGTTCCCAAGTCTCTCCCCCATCTTCGGAGCGGTAGAACGCCCCGCGCTCTTTGGCGGCCGTCTGAATGTGAGCATAAACCACATTCGGCCTTTGAGGCGACACCGCCAAGGCGATCCGACCTAGGTCTCCTTGCGGCAATCCTTTGGTCAAGCGCCGCCACGTTTGCCCGCCATCCGTCGATTTGAAAATGGCACTTTCCGGACCGCCACCCACCAGCACCCCTACATGCCGCCTCCGCTGATAAGAAGCCGCATAGAGCACATCCGGGTTGCTCGGATCCATGACCACGTCAGTGATCCCTGTTTCCGGACTGATGGTCAAAACGGCAGACCAGGTTTTTCCGCCATCGCGGGAACGGTATAAGCCCCGTTCGCCGCCTGAAGCCCACAGCGGCCCTTGGGATGCCACGTA
It encodes the following:
- a CDS encoding tyrosine-protein phosphatase; translation: MRQSSERWPEAFRWLARLSRRGVSRRRWFQLAGGCVLAAFGYEAGRVLIGSNVHTVIPGRVYRSAQLSQVQLERLIAEKGLRTVVNLRGCCPETEWYQADARATCRMGICQEDLTFSAKRYPHPGEVQRLVQVLDQAAYPLLFHCARGADRTGLASTLALLLLTDSDLKTARRQLWPRYGHFAVGRTAVLDRFFDYYQNWLAEREWEHSPSRLREWIAGHYCPGPFRAEIRLLHPQPLRWPAGRGQVMAVRVINRAIEPWQFVPGGSGGVQLRYSLFAHGSGQLVFRDHAGRFRRRVEPGQELILHLGFPPLPPGRYLFHADLLDMQPIDLLDSDFAQYGSEPLQTTLTVT
- a CDS encoding VPS10 domain-containing protein, with the protein product MRHFRMLSCVALLMGVGWVIDQSRSVADGVEGGSELPVGGLELPIAPAPRPAASSLTTQDLQALALRSIGPALQPGRIGDIVIHPRQPSIWYVAVASGGVWKTTNRGITWTPIFDQQGSYSIGCLAVDPHNPEIIWVGTGENQSQRSVGFGDGVYKSTDGGKTWQHMGLKHSEHIARILIDPRDSQTVYVASQGPLWASGGERGLYRSRDGGKTWSAVLTISPETGITDVVMDPSNPDVLYAASYQRRRHVGVLVGGGPESAIFKSTDGGQTWRRLTKGLPQGDLGRIALAVSPQRPNVVYAHIQTAAKERGAFYRSEDGGETWERRGAAPVQTGEYYGEIFADPHRFDRLYIMDTVVQMTDDGGKTFTRLRWPVHVDHHALAFDPTDPNHWLSGNDGGLYETYDGGQTWRHFTNMPTTQYYRVAVDDAVPFYNIYAGSQDNGTHGGPARTAHRVGIRNADWGVYGGGDGMQPRVEPGNPNIVYISSQYGALVRIDKTTGRSVPIKPRLISSRDKQSPKKKETSDKKEADPKSGGGKDESGTEADTLPKGAKVEEQDESTQPPATKGGGDNLRWGWDAPLLISPHSATRLYMAANRVFQSDDRGTTWKVISPDLTRQLDPLKVPLMGKLWGKDAVSRDAFTTPLSIITALDESPVQAGLLAVGTDDGLVQISENNGQSWRRIEHFPGVPPGTYVSDVFFSPRERSTLYVTFNNWQYGDFRPYVLKTVDLGQSWTNITGNLPDRHVVWSIVADRVHPDLLFVGTEFGLFVTLDGGEQWQRVPGAPPIPFRDLAVQEREGDLVCATFGRGIYILDHYAALRGWTSEARAAAAVLLPIRDTWRVTELPFARSDGGFAAPNPPAGAIITYYLRESVPEKDRLVVRIRDAQGRLVRDVRARGTAGLHRLSWDLRGPGSGKGPMTAALSPAGAYSAQLVRLRGNMAEALTPEQPFRLLSPPEGSGIAPSPREKKPAEDAQSTQSEKSTVVSGVCSSK